From Pseudodesulfovibrio senegalensis, one genomic window encodes:
- a CDS encoding YkgJ family cysteine cluster protein, producing MSTDQTKEFLESLPELEKGKTFCFKCYPGISCFNECCGDLQLVLTPYDVLRLCRELDMPSRDFVHSHCEVEVMPDTRFPMLRLRMTDNARRSCPFVREAGCSVYENRPGACRTYPLGRATRPNGEGGVQEQFFVVQEPHCRGFEESTEWTTDTWLKDQGFEIYVKYNDKYMNLLARWKETGKSLPDQVVHMAMLALYQLDDFRRMIDEMKMFERVDVPEERQAAIMESDEAALDFGLDWLELMLFRTSETLRPRA from the coding sequence ATGAGCACGGACCAGACCAAGGAATTTCTCGAAAGCCTGCCCGAACTGGAAAAGGGCAAGACCTTCTGTTTCAAATGCTATCCCGGCATTTCCTGTTTCAACGAATGTTGCGGCGACCTGCAACTGGTGCTCACTCCCTATGACGTGTTGCGCCTGTGCCGTGAGCTGGACATGCCCAGCCGCGATTTCGTGCATTCCCACTGTGAGGTGGAAGTCATGCCCGACACCCGTTTTCCCATGCTGCGTCTGCGCATGACCGACAACGCCAGACGCAGTTGTCCGTTCGTGCGCGAGGCAGGATGCTCCGTATACGAAAACAGGCCGGGCGCGTGCCGCACCTATCCGCTGGGCCGGGCCACGCGGCCGAACGGCGAGGGCGGCGTGCAGGAACAGTTTTTCGTTGTGCAGGAACCGCACTGCCGCGGATTCGAAGAATCCACGGAATGGACCACGGATACGTGGCTCAAGGACCAGGGCTTTGAAATCTACGTGAAGTACAACGACAAGTACATGAATCTGCTGGCCCGCTGGAAGGAAACCGGCAAGTCCCTGCCGGATCAGGTGGTGCACATGGCCATGCTGGCCCTGTACCAGCTTGACGACTTCCGGCGCATGATTGACGAAATGAAGATGTTCGAGCGCGTGGATGTTCCCGAGGAGCGGCAGGCCGCCATCATGGAAAGCGACGAGGCCGCCCTCGATTTCGGGCTGGACTGGCTGGAACTGATGCTTTTCCGCACCAGCGAAACCCTCAGGCCCCGCGCCTGA